The sequence below is a genomic window from Budorcas taxicolor isolate Tak-1 chromosome 4, Takin1.1, whole genome shotgun sequence.
CTCTCCTGGTTAGCACCTCCCTCTTCCCCTGACCTGGATCAGGGGTACAAAGCCGGTGCTTCATCTGccctctgcccctcacccccaggCTGCATTTATTTAGACGGGGTGTTGGAACGCCACTGTCTTAATTTTCCAACTGGTTTTAACTGCAGTAGTTTGAAATGATGGGTCATCCTGGACCCAGGGTGAGGGGGCAAAAGGAGACCCTCAGTGTGGGTGAGAAACACCCACTCTGCAGGTCCCCCCTCCCCAACTCTGCACAGCTCCTCTCCCACCCAACTGCTTTCCATCCCCCTCCCTGTGCAGGCGGAACAGATCCTGGCAGAGTTCCAGCTGCAGGAGGAGGACTTGAAGAAGGTGATGAGGCGGATGCAGAAGGAGATGGACCGAGGCCTGAGGCTGGAGACCCATGAGGAGGCCAGTGTGAAGATGCTGCCCACCTACGTGCGCTCCACTCCAGAGGGCTCAGGTACCGTGGCGCAGGACAGGGAGCCAGCGGGTCCTCAACCAGAGGCATCTGTCCCCTGGCTCCAGCAGGGAGAAGTGCCCTAGGCCCTTCTTAACAGCCCTGATTGTCCCTAGCAGCCCCAGCGCGCTGGGCCCCAGACACTAGCCTGTTCTTACTCTCGGTTCCATTGGCCCAACCCTGGGGCCTTCAGGCTCATTCTGATCTCAGAGAAACTGGCTTTTTTCATTTCACAAGGAGAAAAATGGTTTCCTATAGTCATTTGGGGGACTCTCAGCCCAATCCTGAGTCTGGACCATTTTCCTAGATCTTCGGGTGGGCTCTGGGCTTGGGGGGACTTCAGTCCAAGGTAAGGAATCCCTGCTGACTTACCCGGTTCACCTTTGACCCTTTGCACAGTTTACTCTGGGGTCTGGTACCAGGGGCCCCTCCGGTACCCCCACCATGCCTTTACCTCCTCTTCTCCAGTCTCGGGGGTCCTGCCAGGCAGTGCCCATGAGACTAATGTACTTCTGTCTGTGGCTGCAGAAGTTGGGGACTTCCTCTCCCTGGACCTGGGCGGCACCAACTTCCGGGTGATGCTggtgaaggtgggagaaggcgaggCAGGACAGTGGAGTGTGAAGACCAAGCACCAGATGTACTCCATCCCCGAGGATGCCATGACGGGTACTGCTGAGATGGTGAGCACTCTGGGCTAGGGAAcaaggggctggggcgggggttaGTGCAGGGACCAGGGTCAAGACCATCCAGGATCTTGGAGCTTGGCTAGTCCTGGTGTTAGGGCCTACCTGTTCATCAAGGGCAGGTGGCTGTGGGCCCAACTTCAGGGGGCCCTGCTACAGGAAAGGGAAGCAGCTGAGAGGCCTAGGTGGATGGCCGTGGGGCATGGACCCAGCAAGTCGCACCACTGCCCAGTTTCCCAGAAGGATCAGAAACATGGTAGGGCAGTCAAGAGAACACTCTGGTCCAACAGGCTCACAGTCCATGCATACATTCTACTTCCTCCCCAAGTGGCTTTCCCTCACCCTCCACCAACATAGATGCCAGGGGGAATGACTGCAATGATAATATCTGCCCACAGGGAGGACTCAAGAAGGACCACAGAAGTAGAATGAGCCCTAGGGGAGGTGCTTGGAGCCAGAGCCAATTTCCTTGAGGCACAGGGTTTTAAGAGCCAATTTCCTTGAGGGACAGGCCATGGCAGCCTCGTCCTTGCCATACCCTGGAATGCTGTAGGACTGGGCGTGCATCAAGGAAGCAGGATAGTGTTATTGCCTCCCTGGGCCTGGAACCCACTGGGGAGCTTAATCAATCAGCAGGCACTCAGTAATGCCCAGCTCTGTGGACAGGCCTATGTGAGTGGGGTGGTGGCCAGTCCTTGCAGGTCCAGTGGTTGGGCGGCCAGGACACTTGGAGGCAGCAAAGAACACTTTGAGTGTTGAAGCTAGAAACCATAGTTATAGCCAGGGATACACCTCTGTCCAAAGTCTGAGGCTGGATGCTGCTGGGTCCAGCTGGGAGGGCCAGACTGGCAGAGCACAGCTGGGCTGGGGACCAGGCCCATCGTCCTGGCATTGCCTGTCCTGAGGACTGCTGTCAGTGGGACTCTGGCATGGGGGTCATGCCCAGGGCTTGCTTGAGTCCCGACAAGCAGTGGTGATAAGAAACAGGGAACTGAAGGCAGGTCCAGAGGCCATGCTTTCCAGGGGCCTATGGTTCAGCAAGGGCTGAGAAGCATCCTGGCACCAGGCTCGCCCTCTGCAGCTGATGGCCACCTTGGTGTTGTCTTCCAGCTCTTTGACTACATCTCTGAGTGCATCTCTGACTTTCTGGATAAGCATCAGATGAAGCATAAGAAGCTGCCCTTGGGCTTCACCTTCTCCTTTCCCGTGAGGCATGAAGACATTGACAAGGTGGGGCTAGGTGTGAGGTGGGCAGGGGTggaggtggatggatgggtggacaggCACCCCAGAGAAAAGGGCCCATGAACTCTGCCCTGGGCTGCTTTCAAATTCAGCGACCCACATTGGGAAAGAGCCTTGGATTCAAACAAGCTCCGTCACTCACCTCCTGTGAGATTCTGGGAAAGAATCATAATGTTAGCTGATTCTTACTATTTGCCTCAAGCCTCCTCGCAACCCTATAAGGTATGCATAACACCCCCATTACAGAGTAGGAAACGGAGGCATAGCAACATGCCCACAGTGGGAAGTGGCAGCACTGGGGTTCAAACTCAGACAGCCAGGCTCCAACACACCAGCGTGTCATCACTACGCTGTACTTTCTGTTGGGGAGGTGGCAATGTCCCAAGGCTGCAGCTTTACCCTGCCTTCTGGCACGTAAGTTAGCCTACCAGTTATACatgcctccacacacacacacacatatataaattatacacacacatagacacatgtaaattatgtgtatatatgtgcacaaGTTATGCATGTGAATCACATGTGTGCACATAAATTATACATGCATGCACTGCATGTGGTTAGATTACACATGTATGCACTCATGctgattatacatatataaacacataagttatacatgcatatttttatacataaatatattatacatacatatatacacacacaggtcagttatatatttgtgtatatctaCACATGTCaattatacattcatatatacatgtaaattatacacatcaagtatatatacatatacacatgtaaatTATACCTGCATATTTACACATGTCAATCATACCTACATGCGTATATGCATGtgatcatatatatttatacacatccACAGGTAAATGATACATACTCATCTATACACAttaattatacaaatatatgtatgtgtgaattatacatacatacatatacacaattataCATAACACATGAGACCTCTGGGTCAGAGAGAAAGCCAAAGTCAGTACTCCTGGCAGAAGCAGCTGTAGGAGCAACATCTTATGTTGGTTTTCCAATCCCCAGTCCCCACTGGACATTGGGGGCCGGATGGGACCTTCACACACAGGAGCTGCACACAGGAGAGGAGCCCTGATCTTACGTCGGCTGCTCCCCTCCAGACCTCCTCCTCACTCAGGGATGATGACTCTAGGCTTAACTATACAGGCATCCTTAAATTGGCTGGAACCTAGCTCTGCAGAAATTTGAGATATAGATAGAGAATTGTCTCCAACACTTTTCAAAGTTATATGGCcactttgagcctcagtttcctcagctttAAAGCGGGTGCAcattgtacttccctggtggtccagtggctaagatcccatgcttccaatgcaggagccataggtttgatctctggtcggggaactaagaacTCATATGCTGAGCCACGTGGCCaaaaatttaagataaataaataaagcggTGCACATCCCTGTGGTCCAAGTTAGCTCCCATACCTTCACACCTACCCCCAGCATCCAGCAGTCACTGAGaccctcctctccccacaggGCATCCTTCTCAACTGGACCAAGGGCTTCAAGGCCTCGGGAGCAGAAGGCAATAACATTGTGGGGCTCCTGCGAGATGCCATCAAACGGAGAGGTGTAAGTGGCACCTGCACCTGCCCCTGTGACTACCCTGGACCCTCCTCCCCCAACCTTAGGCCAGGATGCTAGCGAGGGCCTGCTGGGTGTCCCCTCAGGAAGGGGTCTCTGCCTCCTGTGCTTGGCTGGAATGGCTCGGAGCCCGCTGAGCtgagacccccacccccatccagccCTGTCACCACTGTCTCTCCACCTCTTGGCAGGACTTTGAGATGGACGTGGTGGCGATGGTGAATGACACTGTGGCCACAATGATCTCCTGCTACTATGAAGACCGCCGGTGTGAGGTTGGCATGATTGTGGGTAAGGAGGCACACCCTGCCCGACCCAGGGGCCCCAGCCACCCAAAGACAGAGCTGAGGCTTCTCATCTACAGCAGGCTACACAGGGGCCTCTGCACCAGTCACAGCCACCCAAGGTGCTGGAGCCCAGGGTGGTCTTGTGAGCAGCATGGGTGTCCCGAATGCACGTGCTATTTATTGGTAGGAAGCATTTCAACACTCGCAAGTCACTGCCTCAGATGGCACACCAGCTGCATGCATGTCCACTTGGCCCATCAGGATTTAATTAAATCACCTCATCTGGTAAATTGACCAACCTGGACAGATTTGTCCAAGTGGAAGAGGATAAACCTGAGTGGCGTCATCCCTTCCTGGACAGTCTTACCGCACCCCAGGGCAGCCGGCCGCTCTGCCAGAAATGAAGGCAGGTACCAGGAAATGGGACAACGTGGGCCCCAGTGGGCCCTTCCCACCAACCGTGGGCCTTTCCCAGAAGTTCCCGAGGCCTTTACAATGTTTACTGTAATGCTTGAATACACAGGCGTGTGGGTATTTCCCTGGACTCTCTGGGCCCTGGTTACCCAGAAAGGCAGCGTTAAGTTTGTTTGCTTCTACAGCCCCTTCAGAGTCAGCCCTGAGGGGTTCAGTATTCATGTTCTTACCATCTCTCTGCAACTGTATGAACATGTCCTAAGAGGCAGCCTGGTCGACTCTGCCTCTCCTCTAGtttctcacttttcttccttccacCCTCACCTTCCAGCTGAAAATTAAGTCCACCCCTAAACAGAAGCCCCAGGGGCCCTGGCTCTCTTGTCCCTGAGAGGAGAGAGAACTGCCTGGGTCAGTTCCCCAGCACACCTCCACCTGGGCTCTGTGGCCGATGGACTCAGGCTCGCCTCTGGAGCAGAGATGGTAGTGTGGACAGTGATCACATTCGCCCTGCAACAGTCTTGGTGTCTCTGCTCTGCGGTTAAACACATGTTTATGATAATTACCAAGACCTAAAAATTGGGAGGAATCACGTCAAAGTCtggatttctgtatttttttccccacaaaatcTTGGAAGGCCCAGCATCACTGGGCCTGGATCCCAGGCAGCTCCACTGCTGGTAAGAGGTtggcatgactgagtggctgtCCCTCACAGCTTGAGGGGTGTGCAGTCATGTTCAGACTGATGCTCCGCTGTCACTATTTTGAAACTCAATTTATGAACAAAGGACTCCATGTTTTCACTTTGCATGGGACCCTGCAAAGTATAAATTCCATGGCCAGGCCCACCTGCAGTGACCTGTGTGCTGCTCACAAGGGCCAATATGCTGCTCACAAGGGCCAATACGCTGCCTCAGTCACCACtgggtgtgtgcatgcgtgctcacccgcttagtcatgtccaactctttgcgacgctatggaccgtagcctgccaggcgcctctgtccatggaattctccaggcaaaaatactggagtgggttgccatttcctcttccaagggatcctcccaacccaggaactggacCCAcacttcctgcatctcctgcattggcagatggattctttaccactgagccacctgggaagcctgacctCTGGGTGGCCCCCCtcaaaaaagaacagaagctGAGACAGAGAAGTTCAAATAAATGTTTAGAAAGTGCCAGAAAACAGAGGGATGCACAGACAAGACAAAATCATAACATTCCACACCCATCTGTAATAGGCAAAGCACTTTAACATATATTCTTTCCCTCACTTCTCTCAACTCCAGGTAACAGGGGGAGTAGGTGTTACCAACCTCTTTGGGGGAAGAAGAACCACCCAGGCAGGTGGGCTTATctacctgaggtcacacagcaaaccCAGACCTTCCAGCTCCTGGGAGAGCTCGTTTTCCTTTGCTGCAGGGGGATGGAGGGAGTGGTGAGGGTGGAGGGCTCAAAGAAGCTGTGAAGACACACAGGGGTTCCTGCAGGGGCAATGCACCCAGGACAGCTGGCATCCCAGGTGGGATCCAACAATGCCACTTCCCACAGGCACGGGCTGCAACGCTTGCTACATGGAGGAGATGCAGAACGTGGAGCTGGTGGAAGGGGACGAGGGCCGCATGTGTGTCAACACCGAGTGGGGCGCCTTCGGGGACTCAGGCGAGCTGGACGAGTTCCTGCTGGAGTACGACCGCGTGGTGGACGAGAACTCCCTGAACCCTGGGCAGCAGCTGTAAGGATCACCCCTCCCCTGACCATGTGGCAGATGGGGCCAGCCTGCAGATAATGGGCTTGTTTTTAAACAGTTCTGGGGAAAAGCAAACTGACAATCTCTTCATATGCTGGCTCGTCTCTTCAGCTCAGACGCATGTGCCCCTCTGTGAATCGTAAATAGTGAGAGATGCCAAGATTAGTCTTTAAAAAGAGGGCCTATGGACAGATGAGCGGGGACCTCCCTTGTTCCAGCAGGTGACCGCTGGCATAGGAAGACTGAGAAGCCCCAGCAACGCTGACTGGGCTTAATCAAGAGATCCCCATAGTACAGCTCTGAACAAGTTACCAGAATGAATCAGAGTAATCTGGAGGATGTTGCCGGTTCACAGAGCTTGTCAGAGCTTTCCTTTATCAATTGCCTACTCTGCACCAGGCACCTGAGCTTCTTCTCTGGCTCTCCTAAACCTCAGGGAGGTCAGTAGTATTcaatgaaagaggaaaacactGGAGGCCTACAGACTCTAGGGCTGATGTCCCAACTCGGTGGATTCTAGGAGCACAGGGACCCTAAGAGCCCTAGCAAGTGTGCAGAGGCCTGCTCCAGGTTGGCCGCTAGCCCCTCTGAGCCTGAGCTTCCCCAACTTTCTCTGGGTGATGAGACGAGCTCCTATCACATACATGCAGGGAGATCGAAGTGGGCTCAGCTCAGAGTCCTTCAGGAGGAAGGTCTTAGAGGGACTGAACTGTAGGCCCACCATGGAGCGTTCTCCCAAGGCCCCAAAAGCCCAGGTGGATGAACGCCGGAATGGGCTTGAACCCAGTGTCACAGCGTCCCACCTGGCCTCCTCTGGGCTGTGATGGGGCAGTGGCCGATCTCCATCTGCTCGTGGGGACCTCCTTGTGGGGAATGACCCGGCTGTCCTCCTCTGCCCAGGTACGAGAAGCTCATTGGTGGCAAGTACATGGGCGAGCTGGTGCGGCTTGTGCTGCTGAAGCTTGTGGACGAGAATCTGCTCTTCCACGGAGAGGCCTCGGAGCAGCTGCGCACGCGCGGCGCCTTCGAGACACGCTTCGTGTCTCAGGTGGAGAGGTGCGCGGGGCGCTCAGGGGATAGGGGTGGGGTACTGGCGGCGGTGTGCACGCAGAGGTTCCTGGACTCATAACGCCAAGTCGAGGGGGCGGGGCTCCAAGTGTGGGCGGGGCATGGGCGGAGCTCAGGGGGCAGAGGGCGGGGCAGAGACCTGAATCTGGGTCCCAGGGTAGCGATGAGGTCCTGGGACGTGTGCGGGGAGCCGGGCTCAGAGGGCAAGGCGCAGGGCGTAGGGGCTCAGGACCGGCTAAGTCCAGGGATGGGGCACCAGGGGCGGGTGTGGCTTCCGGCTCCCAGAGGAACTCCCCTCAGGACAGTCGACGGagaccacacctcccctctgcGGCTCCCCCACCCGCCGTGGACCTAGTCTCTTTTCATCCACACAACAGTCCAGAGGCGCGGCAGTTGTCCACTTTAGGGAGGAGACCCTGAGCTTAGAGAGACGAGTAATGACCAAATTACTGCTGGTCCCTGGCGGAGTCAGACCCGCTCCCCTCGGGACTCGGAGACCCATGCTCTCTGCctgggagaggtgggcaggggaaggggcagaggccGCCGCGGTGGGGATCTGGCTGGTCCCAGACCAAGAGACCCTCCCGCAATGTCCTCTCATCCCCTCCCCGCAGCGATTCCGGTGACCGCAAGCAGATCTACAATATCCTGAGCACGCTAGGGCTGCGACCCTCGGCCACTGACTGTGACATCGTGCGCCGCGCCTGCGAGAGCGTGTCCACGCGCGCCGCGCACATGTGCGCCGCGGGACTGGCGGGCGTCATCAACCGGATGCGCGAGAGCCGCAGCGAGGACGTGATGCGCATCACCGTGGGCGTGGACGGCTCCGTGTACAAGCTGCACCCCAGGTGAGCCTTCTGCCGGTCCAACCCTGGTCCAGCCTGCCCCCTGTGAGTTTGCATCCTTAGGGCAGAACCCGGGCGTTGGTCTCCATCTATGATACTTAGGCTGAGAGGGAAGCTCTCTGAGGTCCCGAGAATTCTTAAACTCTCCATAGTCCCTTGGCCCCCAGACGCAGGAGGAGGGTTCCCTTGTTTTATCCCCTGGCGTGCATTCAGCGCGGTACCAGCAGCCAAGCTTCCCCTCTACGCAGCTTCAAGGAGCGGTTCCACGCCATCGTGCGCAGGCTGACGCCCAGCTGTGAAATCACCTTCATTGAGTCGGAGGAGGGCAGCGGCCGGGGCGCGGCCTTAATCTCCGCGGTGGCCTGTAAGAAGGCCTGCATGCTGGGCCAGTAAGAAGAAGGCTGCAAGACAGGAAGGAAGCTGTGGCCGG
It includes:
- the GCK gene encoding hexokinase-4, producing MALRLQASPVPQQEGVSPPPPKPTSWPLREVAMEATRSRAQTALNLAEQILAEFQLQEEDLKKVMRRMQKEMDRGLRLETHEEASVKMLPTYVRSTPEGSEVGDFLSLDLGGTNFRVMLVKVGEGEAGQWSVKTKHQMYSIPEDAMTGTAEMLFDYISECISDFLDKHQMKHKKLPLGFTFSFPVRHEDIDKGILLNWTKGFKASGAEGNNIVGLLRDAIKRRGDFEMDVVAMVNDTVATMISCYYEDRRCEVGMIVGTGCNACYMEEMQNVELVEGDEGRMCVNTEWGAFGDSGELDEFLLEYDRVVDENSLNPGQQLYEKLIGGKYMGELVRLVLLKLVDENLLFHGEASEQLRTRGAFETRFVSQVESDSGDRKQIYNILSTLGLRPSATDCDIVRRACESVSTRAAHMCAAGLAGVINRMRESRSEDVMRITVGVDGSVYKLHPSFKERFHAIVRRLTPSCEITFIESEEGSGRGAALISAVACKKACMLGQ